A stretch of the Halomonas sp. CH40 genome encodes the following:
- a CDS encoding succinylglutamate desuccinylase codes for MLTEWLDWTLEGKPASRRSGPLASGNYTLHGPGILELTPETLGDNPHACVFSAAIHGNETAPVELLGELLAQIEAGLLALGSPVLVILGNLPALRDGKRFINTNLNRLFQRGLSLEGNEPARARELMSQVDQFYQRHAELPALHYDLHTAIRESLYPRFVVEPFAEADTADEQWPWLAGADIQAVLHQHQHSWTFSHYSKHYHGAQAFTFELGRVAPFGANDLDALRPMLALLAALACAQAPAAQPPDRMVFFRVAQEIMRQSDEFTLCFDDDIPNFTAFPSGTLLAQDAHAGAFKVGEAPLHVVFPNANVEIGARAALLVAPVEASRV; via the coding sequence ATGCTAACCGAATGGCTTGACTGGACGCTGGAAGGTAAACCTGCATCGCGCCGCAGTGGCCCGCTGGCATCGGGTAACTACACACTGCATGGGCCTGGGATACTTGAACTGACGCCTGAAACCCTGGGCGACAACCCCCATGCCTGCGTTTTTTCAGCGGCCATTCATGGCAATGAAACCGCACCGGTTGAGCTGCTTGGTGAACTGCTTGCGCAGATTGAAGCTGGCCTGCTGGCGCTGGGTTCCCCCGTACTGGTGATTCTGGGCAACCTGCCCGCCTTGCGCGATGGCAAGCGCTTTATCAACACCAACCTCAACCGCCTGTTCCAGCGCGGCCTGAGTCTGGAGGGCAATGAGCCGGCGCGCGCCCGTGAACTGATGAGCCAGGTGGATCAGTTCTATCAACGCCATGCCGAGCTGCCCGCCCTTCACTACGATCTGCATACTGCGATTCGGGAAAGCCTCTATCCACGTTTTGTCGTCGAGCCGTTTGCCGAAGCAGACACAGCGGATGAACAGTGGCCATGGCTGGCGGGTGCTGACATCCAGGCAGTACTTCATCAGCATCAGCATAGCTGGACATTTTCCCACTACAGCAAACACTACCACGGCGCTCAGGCTTTTACCTTTGAGCTGGGCCGGGTGGCGCCTTTTGGTGCCAATGATCTGGACGCGCTGCGCCCCATGCTGGCGTTACTGGCGGCACTGGCTTGCGCTCAGGCGCCAGCAGCGCAACCGCCTGACAGGATGGTGTTTTTTAGGGTAGCGCAGGAAATCATGCGCCAAAGTGATGAATTCACTCTATGCTTTGATGACGATATACCCAACTTTACCGCCTTCCCATCAGGCACACTGCTGGCTCAGGATGCTCACGCTGGAGCCTTCAAGGTCGGCGAGGCGCCACTTCACGTGGTGTTTCCAAACGCCAATGTGGAAATCGGCGCCCGCGCGGCATTGCTGGTTGCCCCTGTGGAGGCTAGTCGCGTCTAA
- a CDS encoding XRE family transcriptional regulator: protein MSTVRLSAHADISDPPRSCPDELDVRELEKRTRLMRIITRHIAVSELASRDIARQAGLPVQKISDLLAGRLEHLNIDELHQLRSTLEAQTPFH, encoded by the coding sequence ATGAGTACGGTACGCCTTTCTGCGCATGCGGATATTTCCGACCCTCCGCGAAGCTGCCCTGACGAACTAGACGTCAGGGAACTTGAAAAACGCACACGTTTGATGCGTATTATCACTCGTCATATTGCCGTTTCCGAGCTGGCAAGCCGGGATATTGCACGGCAAGCTGGCCTTCCGGTGCAGAAGATCAGCGATCTGCTGGCCGGGCGCCTTGAGCATCTTAATATTGATGAGCTGCATCAACTGCGCAGCACCTTGGAGGCGCAGACACCTTTTCATTAA
- a CDS encoding transporter substrate-binding domain-containing protein has product MKKILTTSLLSLAIAATSAQARDYDEIRIGVDVPYEPMEYRTPDGELTGFDIDLGNALCAEIGIDCEWVVQGWDGIIPGLLARKYDAIMSSMTINEQRRDQVLFSEPYITPPSAWFAPASSELSDTTEATLDGLTIGVQRGTLQDNYVTDMFGDVANVNRYSTADDMVLDMEAQRLDILFLDYPVGQSTLLNSDNRAYKVVGEMITEPKEYFGEGFGIAFRQRDEALAEQFNEALATLQENGTYDEIHTRYFDAK; this is encoded by the coding sequence ATGAAAAAAATACTGACGACTTCACTGCTTAGCCTGGCCATTGCCGCTACCAGCGCACAGGCACGGGATTACGATGAGATCCGCATTGGCGTGGACGTTCCCTACGAGCCAATGGAATACCGTACGCCGGACGGTGAACTGACCGGCTTTGATATCGATCTGGGTAACGCCCTGTGTGCCGAGATTGGCATTGATTGCGAGTGGGTGGTACAAGGCTGGGACGGCATTATCCCCGGTCTGCTGGCACGTAAATATGATGCCATCATGTCATCCATGACCATCAACGAGCAGCGCCGTGACCAGGTACTGTTCTCTGAACCCTATATCACCCCACCATCCGCTTGGTTTGCACCGGCAAGCAGCGAGCTTTCTGATACCACAGAAGCAACCCTTGATGGCCTGACCATTGGCGTCCAGCGCGGTACCCTGCAGGATAACTACGTCACTGATATGTTCGGTGATGTCGCCAACGTCAATCGCTACTCCACCGCCGATGATATGGTGCTGGATATGGAAGCCCAGCGTCTGGATATCCTTTTCCTGGATTATCCGGTCGGTCAGTCAACCTTGCTGAACAGCGATAACCGCGCCTATAAGGTCGTCGGTGAGATGATTACCGAGCCGAAAGAGTACTTCGGTGAGGGCTTCGGGATTGCCTTCCGCCAGCGCGATGAGGCGCTTGCCGAACAGTTCAATGAAGCACTGGCTACACTTCAGGAAAACGGCACTTACGATGAAATCCACACCCGCTACTTTGATGCGAAATAA
- a CDS encoding ABC transporter permease — protein sequence MIDLQGYGPRLLEGAGVTLSLALLSLLVAILLGLLTATAKMSRSWVAHRTATLYTTIIRGVPDLVLMMLLFFGGQIGVNMITDWLYEQFGIDIFININEFVAGVVTIGLIFGAYMGETFRGAFMAVEHGQIEAGKAYGMSNALVFRRIRFPQMMRHALPGLSNNWMVLLKTTALVSVIGLSDMVRIAAEASKATREPFTFMITVALIYLLIASASEWFFARLQKRYDIGYGEAD from the coding sequence ATGATTGATCTCCAAGGCTACGGCCCACGCCTGCTTGAAGGCGCCGGGGTCACCTTATCACTGGCGTTACTGTCGCTGTTGGTCGCCATTCTTCTTGGCCTGTTGACCGCGACAGCAAAGATGTCACGTAGCTGGGTCGCGCATCGAACCGCAACCCTGTATACCACCATTATTCGCGGCGTGCCGGATCTGGTGCTGATGATGCTGCTGTTCTTCGGTGGCCAGATTGGCGTCAACATGATCACTGACTGGCTTTACGAGCAGTTTGGTATCGATATCTTTATCAATATCAACGAGTTTGTTGCCGGTGTCGTCACGATCGGGTTGATTTTTGGCGCCTATATGGGTGAGACCTTCCGCGGTGCTTTCATGGCCGTTGAACACGGCCAGATCGAAGCGGGTAAAGCCTATGGGATGAGCAATGCCCTGGTGTTCCGCCGCATCCGCTTTCCGCAGATGATGCGCCACGCCCTGCCCGGGCTTTCCAACAACTGGATGGTACTGCTCAAGACAACCGCCCTGGTTTCTGTGATCGGCCTTTCCGATATGGTACGTATCGCCGCTGAAGCCTCAAAAGCGACCCGCGAGCCCTTCACCTTCATGATCACAGTGGCACTGATTTACCTCTTGATTGCCAGCGCCTCTGAGTGGTTCTTTGCTCGCCTGCAGAAACGCTATGATATTGGCTACGGGGAGGCTGACTGA
- a CDS encoding 5-(carboxyamino)imidazole ribonucleotide synthase: MNIGILGAGQLGQMLALAGYPLGNRFTFLDTTGKPSADIGEVVIDPDNQHLAAFLDKVDVVTYEFEHLPVALVREIEQHKPVYPSSRAIEVCQNRVEEKTLFDRLGIPTPAYRVVESAAELEAAAGELGCPVVAKSVTEGYDGKGQAVLRKPSEAASAWAAIGHSQLIVEAFVDFVREVSIIAVRGRDGSVKCYPMAENQHVDGILRYSAAPLPDLDAGVQQTADRYIQALLDELDYVGVLALELFQSREGTLLANEMAPRVHNSGHWTMDGAITSQFENHLRAIQGLPLGETSALAPTCMVNVIGREPSSVEVLKLPNAHLHRYGKGERAGRKLGHINLLADSHAELMAKTRDCAKLLPDAPAPHVTFDM; the protein is encoded by the coding sequence ATGAATATTGGCATTCTGGGTGCCGGGCAGCTTGGTCAGATGCTGGCGCTGGCAGGCTATCCGCTGGGCAACCGCTTTACTTTCCTGGACACCACTGGCAAGCCGAGTGCCGACATTGGTGAGGTGGTGATTGACCCCGATAACCAGCATCTGGCTGCATTTCTCGACAAGGTTGATGTGGTGACCTATGAATTCGAGCATCTGCCGGTGGCCTTGGTGCGCGAAATTGAACAGCACAAGCCGGTCTACCCCAGCAGCCGGGCCATTGAAGTATGCCAGAACCGGGTAGAGGAAAAGACGCTGTTTGACCGTCTGGGCATTCCTACGCCAGCGTATCGGGTGGTGGAAAGTGCTGCCGAGCTTGAAGCTGCCGCGGGTGAGTTGGGTTGCCCTGTGGTCGCAAAGTCGGTCACTGAGGGTTATGACGGCAAAGGCCAGGCGGTGCTCAGAAAGCCCAGTGAGGCGGCCAGCGCCTGGGCGGCGATTGGTCACTCCCAGCTGATCGTGGAAGCCTTTGTGGATTTTGTCCGCGAGGTCTCGATCATAGCGGTACGCGGGCGCGACGGCAGCGTTAAATGCTATCCGATGGCGGAAAACCAGCACGTTGATGGCATTCTGCGCTATTCGGCCGCGCCGTTACCGGATCTTGACGCCGGTGTGCAACAAACGGCTGACCGCTATATCCAGGCCCTGCTTGATGAGCTGGATTATGTTGGCGTACTGGCCCTTGAGCTGTTCCAGAGCCGGGAGGGTACACTGCTGGCCAATGAAATGGCGCCTCGGGTGCATAACTCTGGTCACTGGACCATGGATGGCGCCATCACCAGCCAGTTCGAAAATCATCTGCGCGCCATTCAGGGCCTGCCGCTGGGGGAAACCAGCGCTCTGGCACCTACCTGTATGGTGAATGTGATTGGGCGTGAGCCGTCAAGCGTCGAAGTCCTGAAGCTGCCCAACGCTCACTTGCACCGCTACGGCAAAGGCGAGCGGGCCGGGCGCAAACTGGGGCACATCAACCTGCTGGCCGACAGCCATGCCGAACTGATGGCCAAAACCCGTGACTGCGCCAAGCTGTTGCCGGACGCGCCCGCGCCCCATGTGACCTTTGATATGTAA
- the nrfD gene encoding polysulfide reductase NrfD, whose protein sequence is MNSTIELLAPRYDIAWYPWAVQYFFMIALSYASLWLAAPALVLGKTRWLPTARLALLACITTTLVAPVALLADLHQPLRFWHFYAYANSTSWMSIGSLILPLYVVSVLALSWLAWRPALQANRDAAGLSGLVARLASFGSGPTPKWLVAVVGLAALVLSIGIMLYTGAEIAVVKARPLWNTLWLPPMLIATGFISAAGLILVLNRISGIQNADTNRFMLKTLLASGGVAAFIAIGWLLNGLLADSGSVAAALESVRYSSSWRNTALWGAISGVALFAVVVWALTRPAGEQASLMAWAWLIGLFALHMGWMFRWVVLMDVQTVARHSAGFHHYGIPAGSSGLLGIVGTFGLWLAAVLIIDLFVPWRQAQQGGAVTPSGFPSNTQSSANPAIQGAPRHG, encoded by the coding sequence ATGAATTCCACCATTGAGCTACTCGCCCCACGTTACGATATCGCCTGGTACCCCTGGGCGGTGCAGTATTTCTTTATGATCGCGCTTTCCTACGCCAGCCTGTGGCTCGCAGCCCCTGCTCTGGTACTGGGAAAAACCCGCTGGCTACCTACCGCACGGCTGGCGCTGCTGGCCTGTATCACCACCACCTTGGTGGCACCGGTCGCTCTGCTCGCGGATCTTCATCAGCCGTTACGCTTCTGGCATTTCTACGCCTATGCCAACAGCACTTCGTGGATGTCGATCGGCAGCCTGATCCTGCCCCTTTATGTGGTCAGCGTGCTGGCACTGAGCTGGCTGGCCTGGCGCCCGGCGCTACAGGCAAACCGCGATGCCGCTGGCCTGTCAGGGCTGGTTGCCAGACTGGCATCTTTTGGCAGCGGCCCTACCCCAAAATGGCTGGTGGCTGTTGTTGGTCTGGCTGCCCTGGTGCTGTCCATCGGCATCATGCTGTACACCGGTGCTGAGATTGCCGTCGTCAAGGCAAGGCCGTTATGGAACACCCTGTGGCTGCCTCCCATGCTGATCGCCACCGGCTTTATCAGCGCAGCAGGCCTGATCTTGGTGCTCAACCGTATCAGCGGTATTCAGAATGCAGACACTAACCGCTTCATGCTCAAGACCCTGCTGGCAAGCGGCGGTGTCGCTGCTTTCATCGCCATCGGCTGGTTGCTCAACGGCTTGCTGGCTGATTCAGGCTCGGTGGCTGCCGCCCTGGAATCCGTGCGCTATAGCAGCTCCTGGCGCAATACCGCACTATGGGGTGCGATCTCGGGCGTGGCGCTGTTTGCAGTCGTTGTCTGGGCGCTGACCCGGCCAGCGGGTGAGCAGGCAAGCCTGATGGCCTGGGCATGGCTGATTGGCCTGTTCGCCCTGCACATGGGCTGGATGTTCCGCTGGGTAGTGCTTATGGATGTGCAGACCGTCGCCCGCCATAGCGCTGGCTTCCATCACTATGGTATTCCCGCCGGTTCATCGGGCCTTCTGGGCATTGTCGGCACCTTCGGGCTATGGCTGGCTGCCGTGCTGATTATTGATCTGTTCGTTCCCTGGCGTCAGGCGCAGCAAGGGGGGGCTGTCACTCCATCCGGCTTCCCTTCCAACACACAGTCTTCCGCCAACCCTGCTATTCAAGGAGCCCCTCGTCATGGCTAA
- the wrbA gene encoding NAD(P)H:quinone oxidoreductase — translation MTKVLVLYYSMYGHIDTMAQAIADGAKEVAGVEVTVKRVPETMPQEAFNNAGGKQDYTTPEASPEELADYDAIIFGTPTRFGNMAGQMRTFLDQTGGLWANGALRGKVASVFTSTGTGGGDEQTITSTWTTLAHHGMIIVPIGYGVEDQFDISKVSGNTPYGAATLAGADGSRQPDESELKIARFQGNLVAKTALKLAS, via the coding sequence ATGACAAAGGTACTGGTGCTTTACTATTCCATGTATGGCCATATCGATACCATGGCACAGGCAATTGCTGACGGTGCGAAAGAAGTAGCGGGGGTCGAGGTGACCGTCAAACGCGTGCCGGAAACCATGCCGCAAGAGGCGTTCAACAACGCAGGTGGTAAGCAGGACTATACAACCCCCGAAGCGTCGCCTGAGGAACTGGCCGATTACGATGCGATTATCTTTGGCACGCCTACCCGGTTTGGCAATATGGCAGGGCAGATGCGCACCTTCCTTGATCAGACCGGTGGGCTATGGGCTAACGGCGCCCTGCGCGGCAAGGTAGCCAGTGTGTTCACCTCAACGGGTACTGGTGGCGGTGATGAACAGACGATTACATCAACCTGGACCACCCTGGCCCACCACGGCATGATCATCGTACCGATTGGCTATGGCGTGGAAGACCAGTTTGATATTTCCAAAGTCAGCGGTAACACCCCTTATGGTGCCGCGACGCTGGCAGGCGCTGATGGTTCGCGCCAGCCGGATGAAAGCGAGCTGAAAATTGCCCGTTTCCAAGGCAATCTGGTCGCCAAAACAGCTTTAAAGCTGGCTAGCTGA
- a CDS encoding transposase, whose translation MLKATKIRLYPTPKQAAFLNAQFGAVRFVYNKALHIISTQYKRHGTKLRAKKDLKPLLAVAKKSRKYPWLKDYDSIALQQACINLDRAFQNFFNPQLKARYPRFKRKHGKQSSYHCTGIKLGEGDIKIPKLTPIKARLHREITGTLKSITLTRTTTGKYYASVLVDDGEEALAPLQTVDAILGVDMGLTHLAIDSEGNKTANPRFLKRARANLRRKQKSLSRCQKGSKGRAKARVKLAKAHERLANTRADFQHKLSRQLIDDNQAVVVETLKVKNMLKNRKLAKHIADASWYSLIQKLAYKAEAQGKHLVKIDQWFASTKTCAGCGHKVEKMPLSIRTWDCAGCGTQGIDRDINAAINIRQQGIVKLRAEGLSVPANGGMRKSGHASVAA comes from the coding sequence ATGCTGAAAGCCACGAAAATACGTCTCTACCCGACCCCTAAACAGGCAGCGTTCTTGAACGCTCAGTTCGGTGCGGTGCGGTTTGTGTACAACAAGGCATTGCATATCATCAGCACACAGTACAAACGGCATGGCACCAAGCTCCGCGCCAAGAAAGATCTCAAGCCGTTACTGGCAGTGGCGAAGAAGTCTCGCAAATACCCCTGGCTTAAAGACTACGATTCGATTGCGTTGCAACAAGCGTGTATTAACCTGGATCGGGCTTTCCAGAACTTCTTTAATCCCCAGCTAAAAGCTCGATATCCGAGGTTCAAGCGCAAGCACGGCAAACAATCGAGCTATCACTGCACCGGCATCAAGCTCGGTGAGGGCGATATCAAGATACCGAAACTCACCCCCATCAAGGCACGCCTTCATCGTGAGATCACAGGTACACTGAAAAGCATTACTTTGACCCGCACCACCACCGGCAAATACTACGCCTCGGTGCTGGTCGATGACGGAGAGGAAGCCCTGGCACCGCTGCAAACAGTGGACGCCATACTGGGTGTGGATATGGGGCTGACACACCTCGCCATCGACTCTGAAGGTAACAAGACGGCCAACCCCCGCTTCCTCAAGCGGGCGCGCGCCAACCTGCGGCGCAAGCAGAAATCACTCTCCCGCTGCCAGAAAGGCAGCAAAGGCCGTGCGAAAGCACGGGTCAAGCTCGCCAAGGCGCACGAGCGTCTGGCGAATACTCGTGCTGACTTCCAGCACAAGCTGTCTCGACAACTCATTGACGACAACCAAGCGGTAGTGGTCGAGACCTTGAAAGTCAAAAACATGCTGAAAAACCGCAAGCTGGCAAAACACATTGCCGATGCCAGTTGGTACAGCCTGATCCAAAAGCTGGCGTATAAGGCAGAAGCCCAAGGCAAGCACCTGGTTAAAATTGATCAATGGTTTGCCAGCACCAAGACCTGTGCTGGCTGCGGCCACAAGGTCGAGAAGATGCCGCTCAGTATTCGCACCTGGGATTGCGCGGGTTGCGGCACACAAGGCATTGATCGCGATATCAACGCCGCGATCAATATCCGCCAGCAGGGGATTGTTAAACTACGAGCCGAAGGACTGTCGGTTCCTGCCAATGGAGGTATGCGTAAATCCGGCCACGCTTCGGTTGCTGCCTGA
- a CDS encoding ABC transporter permease, translating to MDALMTQLEALLADNSIFTLQTLSYYTEGLTVTVQLVFLSLLIGLVLAVPLAIGRSSKRGWIKWPIFAYTYVFRGTPLLIQLYLIYYGVVFVDGIQETWLWVILEDPFMPALIAFTLNTAAYTTEIFRGAIKSTPKGEIEAARAYGMSTNLMLRRVVLPSAFRRALPAYGNEVIFMLHASAIASVVTIMDLTGAARFVYARFYAPFEAFLFVAAIYLCLTFAILYFFRYLEKKLLAHLQPMS from the coding sequence ATGGATGCTCTAATGACTCAGCTTGAAGCATTGCTGGCCGATAACAGCATCTTCACCCTGCAAACGCTTTCCTATTACACCGAAGGGTTGACGGTCACCGTTCAACTGGTATTTCTATCCCTGCTAATTGGCCTGGTGCTGGCGGTGCCGTTGGCGATTGGCCGCAGCTCCAAGCGCGGCTGGATCAAATGGCCGATTTTCGCCTATACCTATGTGTTTCGCGGCACACCGCTGCTGATTCAGCTCTACCTGATTTACTACGGCGTCGTCTTTGTTGACGGCATTCAGGAAACCTGGCTATGGGTGATTCTGGAAGATCCTTTCATGCCGGCACTGATTGCCTTCACCCTGAATACGGCGGCGTACACCACAGAAATTTTCCGTGGCGCCATCAAGTCAACGCCCAAAGGGGAAATCGAAGCAGCACGTGCCTACGGTATGTCCACTAACCTGATGCTCAGGCGTGTGGTATTGCCCAGCGCCTTCCGCCGCGCACTCCCCGCTTACGGCAATGAAGTGATCTTCATGCTCCACGCCAGCGCGATTGCCAGCGTGGTGACCATCATGGATCTGACCGGCGCCGCCCGCTTTGTCTATGCGCGCTTTTATGCGCCTTTCGAAGCCTTTCTGTTTGTTGCGGCCATCTATCTGTGCCTGACTTTTGCGATTCTGTACTTTTTCCGTTATCTGGAGAAAAAACTGCTGGCGCATTTACAGCCCATGTCGTGA
- a CDS encoding ATP-binding cassette domain-containing protein, with product MAATPIPLEVRNITKRFGDTEVLKGLSLQAHKGDVITLIGASGSGKSTFLRCMNLLEQPNEGDLFVHGEEIRFKTTKHGREPADWRQVVNMRAKLSMVFQSFNLWAHMTLLENITEAPIHVLKKPKAEAVEHAHALLERVGLSHRANAYPAQMSGGQQQRGAIARALAMNPEVMLFDEPTSALDPELVGDVLKVMRDLADEGRTMVVVTHEMSFARDVSSQVIYLHEGRVEEAGRPAEVLENPQSPRLQQFLAPNY from the coding sequence ATGGCCGCAACGCCCATTCCTCTGGAAGTACGTAATATCACCAAGCGCTTTGGCGATACCGAAGTGCTGAAAGGTCTTTCGCTACAGGCTCACAAGGGCGATGTGATTACCCTGATTGGCGCATCAGGCTCCGGCAAGAGCACCTTCCTGCGCTGTATGAACCTGCTGGAACAGCCCAATGAAGGCGATTTATTCGTCCACGGTGAAGAGATTCGCTTCAAGACAACCAAGCACGGGCGCGAGCCGGCCGACTGGCGCCAGGTCGTCAATATGCGCGCCAAGCTGTCGATGGTATTTCAGAGCTTCAACCTTTGGGCCCACATGACCCTGCTGGAAAACATCACCGAAGCCCCTATCCATGTGCTGAAAAAGCCCAAGGCTGAAGCCGTTGAACACGCCCATGCGTTACTTGAGCGGGTCGGTCTCTCTCATCGAGCCAATGCCTACCCGGCGCAGATGTCTGGCGGGCAGCAGCAACGGGGTGCCATCGCCCGCGCCCTGGCAATGAACCCGGAAGTCATGCTGTTTGACGAACCCACCTCAGCGCTTGACCCGGAGCTGGTGGGAGATGTACTTAAGGTTATGCGTGACCTTGCCGATGAAGGCCGCACCATGGTGGTGGTCACTCATGAAATGAGCTTTGCCCGGGATGTTTCCAGCCAGGTGATTTATCTGCACGAAGGCCGAGTTGAAGAAGCGGGCCGCCCGGCAGAGGTGCTTGAAAACCCTCAATCGCCGCGCCTGCAGCAATTTCTCGCCCCCAATTATTGA
- the purE gene encoding 5-(carboxyamino)imidazole ribonucleotide mutase encodes MAANSAPRVGVIMGSKSDWPVMEHAVQMLEKLGVDYETRVVSAHRTPDLLFDYAKGAAERGLQVIVAGAGGAAHLPGMVASQTPLPVLGVPVESKALKGLDSLLSIAQMPGGIAVGTLAIGKAGATNAGLLAAQIVGLQDADVRAAVEQFRAEQTQAVLDNPDPRPHD; translated from the coding sequence ATGGCAGCGAACAGCGCGCCCCGCGTTGGGGTGATTATGGGATCAAAGTCTGACTGGCCGGTTATGGAGCACGCCGTACAGATGTTGGAAAAACTCGGCGTTGACTACGAAACCCGCGTGGTATCGGCGCATCGTACCCCGGATCTGCTGTTCGACTATGCTAAAGGCGCTGCTGAACGCGGCCTGCAAGTGATTGTGGCCGGTGCCGGTGGCGCTGCGCACCTGCCGGGGATGGTGGCCTCCCAGACGCCGCTGCCGGTGTTGGGTGTGCCGGTGGAGTCCAAGGCGCTGAAAGGCCTTGATTCCCTGCTGTCCATCGCCCAGATGCCGGGCGGCATCGCCGTGGGCACCCTGGCCATCGGCAAGGCAGGCGCCACCAATGCAGGGCTTCTGGCCGCGCAGATTGTTGGGTTGCAAGATGCGGACGTGCGCGCCGCTGTCGAACAGTTTCGCGCTGAACAGACTCAGGCGGTGCTGGATAACCCCGACCCGCGTCCCCATGATTAG
- a CDS encoding 4Fe-4S dicluster domain-containing protein, which translates to MDPIRRSLLGQLARLSAGAALVPLSSVAQAGINSQPPRREGNPDKRYGMLIDLRQCIGCQACTVSCHIENDAPLGKFRTTVAQYEVEHQDSGELATFMLPRLCNHCENPPCVPVCPVEATYQQRDGIVVVDSDRCVGCAYCVNACPYDARFINDKTQTADKCTFCAHRLEAGLLPACVESCVGGARIIGDMRNPDSQISRMLEEHRSELMVLQPEKNTFPQVFYLGMDERFVTRPQAEPVALEVLDPQGQEMGYEFHH; encoded by the coding sequence ATGGATCCCATCCGCCGCTCACTGCTCGGCCAGCTGGCACGTCTCAGCGCCGGTGCGGCACTGGTTCCGCTATCAAGCGTGGCCCAGGCCGGTATCAATAGCCAACCACCCCGCCGTGAAGGCAATCCCGACAAACGCTATGGCATGCTGATTGACCTGCGCCAGTGCATTGGCTGCCAGGCCTGTACGGTGTCATGTCATATCGAAAACGATGCGCCACTTGGCAAGTTTCGTACCACGGTCGCCCAGTACGAGGTTGAACATCAGGACAGCGGCGAGCTGGCCACCTTCATGCTGCCGCGTCTGTGCAATCACTGCGAGAACCCGCCCTGCGTGCCGGTCTGCCCGGTAGAGGCCACTTACCAGCAGCGCGATGGCATTGTGGTCGTTGATAGTGACCGCTGCGTAGGCTGCGCCTATTGCGTCAACGCCTGCCCCTACGATGCCCGCTTTATCAACGACAAAACCCAGACAGCCGATAAGTGCACCTTCTGCGCCCATCGCCTGGAAGCCGGCCTGTTGCCTGCCTGCGTGGAAAGTTGCGTGGGCGGTGCGCGCATCATTGGCGACATGCGCAACCCGGACAGCCAGATCAGCCGTATGCTGGAAGAGCACAGAAGCGAGCTGATGGTGCTCCAGCCGGAAAAGAACACCTTTCCCCAGGTGTTTTATCTGGGCATGGATGAACGCTTCGTGACCCGCCCGCAAGCCGAGCCGGTTGCCCTCGAAGTTCTCGACCCCCAAGGCCAGGAGATGGGTTATGAATTCCACCATTGA